AGCTGTGCGGGCCTGTGACACTGTTCGTGTCTGTCAAATCGTTACAACCGACAAATGCTATGAGAACCGGGAGTGGGTATATGCCTACCGGGAAGAGGACCGTCTGGGAGGACGAGACCCCTACAGTTCGAGTAAAGTCTGCGCCGAACTGGTGACCAGAGCATACAGGGATAGTATCTTCACCCCAGGGGCGCCCGGAGAAGACCATCAGCTTATTTCCTCGGTAAGGGCTGGTAATGTTATCGGGGGTGGTGACTGGGCCCTGGACCGTCTGGTTCCGGATTGCTTCCGTGCTGTCACGGCCGGACTGCCCATGGTCCTCAGAAATCCCGAAGCCGTACGCCCCTGGCAGCACGTTCTGGACTGTCTCTCCGGATACCTCTGGCTGGCTGTGATGATGTGGAAAAATGGTGGTGAATATGCCTCGGCCTGGAACTTCGGTCCCGAAATCAAGGATGCAGTTTCGGTCAAGGATCTGATAGGCCGTCTGATACGAATCTGGGAGTCGGAGGGGGAGAATATCCCGGCTCCCGGTCAGGGGGCAGGTGCTCCCCTTTTCAAGGAGGCCCATTATCTCAAACTCGATTGCACCAAGGCCTTCAGCCTCCTCGATTGGCGGCCCGTGATGGACCTGGAGGAAGCCC
This window of the bacterium genome carries:
- the rfbG gene encoding CDP-glucose 4,6-dehydratase encodes the protein MSIWLNLLGAKVVGYSLAPPTVPSLFDLAGLEGKIEHIEDDVRDAKSLLRALKRTHPEVVFHLAAQPLVGESYKDPLLTYGTNVMGTVNLLEAVRACDTVRVCQIVTTDKCYENREWVYAYREEDRLGGRDPYSSSKVCAELVTRAYRDSIFTPGAPGEDHQLISSVRAGNVIGGGDWALDRLVPDCFRAVTAGLPMVLRNPEAVRPWQHVLDCLSGYLWLAVMMWKNGGEYASAWNFGPEIKDAVSVKDLIGRLIRIWESEGENIPAPGQGAGAPLFKEAHYLKLDCTKAFSLLDWRPVMDLEEA